A single window of Eucalyptus grandis isolate ANBG69807.140 chromosome 1, ASM1654582v1, whole genome shotgun sequence DNA harbors:
- the LOC108960581 gene encoding uncharacterized protein LOC108960581, producing the protein MAEETAKKKAWSLKKAVAAMSGGGGGGGGGREGRPWKLPGIKWKGGKRRSLSVGFQVAVIDGVVFRIVSVVEGVVLVSTLCFFYICCGCHF; encoded by the coding sequence atggcggagGAGACGGCGAAGAAGAAGGCGTGGTCGCTGAAgaaggcggtggcggcgatgagcggcggcggcggcggcggaggcggcggcaggGAGGGGCGGCCGTGGAAGCTGCCCGGGATCAAGTGGAAGGGCGGCAAGAGGAGGAGCCTGAGCGTCGGCTTCCAGGTGGCCGTCATCGACGGGGTCGTCTTCCGGATCGTGTCCGTCGTGGAGGGCGTCGTCCTCGTCTCCACGCTCTGCTTCTTCTACATCTGCTGCGGCTGCCACTTCTGA
- the LOC104442141 gene encoding LOW QUALITY PROTEIN: conserved oligomeric Golgi complex subunit 5 (The sequence of the model RefSeq protein was modified relative to this genomic sequence to represent the inferred CDS: deleted 1 base in 1 codon): MASPAALRSPLSSSPSPSSPLHRLSTFKSPPSAAASAGAAAPSSSSPLDAFADDPIFSPFLSPSFSSTTFSSAALSSGSPASTAEKLHSAIRLLESQLRSEVLSRHHHLLSQLSSLQSADLSLSSVRSSVSSLQSSLRRVRSELSEPLSSINSKTLQLSNLHRSTDLLQHTIRFLRLAKKLRESDSADPDKLDLGKAAQLHCDILRLCNEYDLAGIDVVEEELKWIREIGDKIRSEAMKVLERGMEGLNQADVGTGLQVFYNLGELKATVAQLVNKYKGMGVKSVNAALDMKAISTSGGGVYGPGGIRGSGTPQIGGGLKARDALWKRMEACMEQLHSVVVAVWHLQRVLSKKRDPFTHVLLLDDVIQDGDAMLSDRVWEALVKAFASQMKSAFTGSSFVKDMFTEGYPKMLSMVENLLERISRDTDVKGVLPAITPEVKDQMVSAIEIFQTQYLVQCFKRLTDLVNNVFPVSTRGNLPSKEHISRVVSRIHEEIEAVQLDGRLTLLVLHEIGKALRQLAARAENQISTGPEARQVMGPATAAQLKNFTICQHLQEIHTRISSMIREFPPVAANELSPALGAIYEVACDAVTSLFQAMLDRLESCILQIHDQNIGVLGMDAAMDNNVSPYMEELQKCILHFRTEFLVRMLPPANTTAGGTEMISTRLVRNMASRVLIFFIRHASLVRPLSESGRLRLARDMAELELSVSQNLFKVEQLGAPYRALRAFRPLIFLETSQLGASPLLQDLPVSVILHHLYTRGPDDLQSPMQRNKLTPLQYSLWMDSQGEDQIWKGVRATLDDYAAKVRARGDKEFSPVYPLMLQVGSSLTENASVAR, encoded by the exons ATGGCTTCTCCGGCGGCACTCCGATCGCCCCTGTCTTCTTCCCCGTCGCCGTCCTCCCCTCTCCACCGCCTCTCCACCTTCAAATCC cccccctccgccgccgcctccgccggcgCGGCggcgccgtcgtcgtcgtccccTCTCGACGCCTTCGCCGACGACCCGATcttctctcccttcctctcccCGTCCTTCTCCTCCACCACCTTCTCCTCGGCGGCCCTCTCCTCCGGCTCCCCGGCCTCCACCGCCGAGAAGCTCCACTCCGCCATCCGCCTCCTCGAATCCCAGCTCCGCTCCGAGGTCCTCTcccgccaccaccacctcctctccCAGCTCTCCTCCCTCCAGTCCGCcgacctctccctctcctccgtCCGCTCCTCCGTCTCCTCCCTCCAGTCCTCCCTCCGCCGCGTCCGATCCGAGCTCTCCGAACCCCTCTCCTCCATCAACTCCAAGACGCTCCAGCTCTCCAACCTCCACCGATCCACCGATCTCTTGCAGCACACCATCCGGTTCCTCCGCTTGGCCAAGAAGCTCCGGGAATCGGATTCCGCGGATCCGGACAAGCTCGACCTCGGCAAGGCCGCGCAGCTCCACTGCGACATCCTCCGGTTATGCAACGAATACGATCTGGCCGGCATCGATGTGGTTGAGGAAGAGTTGAAGTGGATCCGCGAGATCGGGGATAAGATTCGGAGCGAGGCCATGAAAGTGTTGGAGAGAGGCATGGAAGGGTTGAACCAGGCGGACGTTGGTACTGGATTGCAGGTGTTTTACAATTTAGGCGAGTTGAAGGCCACTGTGGCGCAGTTGGTGAATAAGTATAAGGGAATGGGAGTGAAGAGCGTTAATGCCGCATTGGATATGAAGGCGATATCAACCAGTGGAGGAGGTGTGTATGGTCCGGGAGGGATTAGAGGGAGCGGGACGCCACAGATTGGAGGGGGATTGAAGGCGAGGGATGCGCTTTGGAAGAGGATGGAGGCGTGTATGGAGCAACTGCACTCAGTTGTGGTTGCAGTTTGGCACTTGCAGCGGGTTTTGTCGAAGAAGAGGGATCCATTCACGCATGTATTGCTGCTTGACGACGTTATTCAG GACGGTGATGCAATGTTATCAGACCGTGTCTGGGAGGCACTTGTTAAGGCCTTTGCAAGCCAAATGAAATCCGCCTTCACTGGATCAAGTTTTGTGAAAGATATGTTTACGGAGGGATACCCAAAGATGCTTTCCATGGTTGAGAATCTCCTAGAGCGGATTTCACGCGACACTGATGTTAAGGGTGTATTGCCAGCTATCACTCCTGAAGTGAAAGATCAAATGGTTTCGGCAATAGAAATATTCCAGACTCAATACCTGGTTCAATGCTTTAAACGTCTTACAGATCTTGTCAACAATGTATTCCCCGTGTCCACTCGTGGAAATCTTCCCTCCAAAGAACATATCTCAAGAGTTGTGTCACGGATACATGAAGAGATTGAAGCTGTCCAGTTGGATGGGCGTTTAACTCTGCTTGTCTTGCATGAAATTGGTAAGGCATTGCGCCAGCTGGCAGCACGAGCTGAGAACCAG ATATCTACTGGTCCTGAAGCACGTCAAGTGATGGGTCCCGCTACAGCAGCCCAGTTGAAGAACTTCACCATATGTCAGCATTTGCAAGAAATTCACACCCGCATATCATCTATGATCCGGGAATTTCCACCTGTTGCTGCCAATGAGCTTTCCCCTGCACTGGGTGCAATATATGAGGTTGCATGTGATGCAGTGACATCCTTATTTCAAGCAATGCTTGATCGCCTGGAATCTTGCATACTGCAAATTCATGACCAGAACATTGGTGTGCTGGGGATGGATGCTGCTATGGACAATAATGTATCACCCTACATGGAGGAGTTGCAGAAGTGCATTCTTCACTTCCGTACTGAGTTTCTAGTCAGGATGTTGCCTCCAGCTAACACAACAGCTGGAGGGACAGAAATGATAAGCACTCGGCTCGTGAGAAACATGGCTTCACGagttttgattttcttcattAGACATGCTTCTCTCGTGAGGCCTTTATCAGAATCAGGGAGGCTGAGATTGGCTAGAGACATGGCGGAGCTGGAGCTGTCAGTAAGCCAGAACTTGTTCAAGGTGGAACAACTAGGTGCACCTTACCGAGCCCTTCGAGCATTTAGGCCTCTCATATTCTTGGAAACATCTCAGCTGGGAGCATCTCCCCTTCTTCAGGATCTGCCTGTCAGTGTTATACTTCACCATCTCTACACCCGTGGTCCGGATGACCTGCAGTCCCCGATGCAAAGAAACAAGCTCACGCCACTGCAGTACTCATTGTGGATGGATTCACAAGGAGAGGATCAGATCTGGAAAGGCGTGAGAGCAACTTTGGATGATTATGCTGCGAAAGTAAGGGCAAGAGGGGACAAGGAGTTTAGTCCGGTGTATCCCCTTATGCTTCAAGTAGGGTCATCTTTGACAGAGAATGCTTCTGTGGCTCGGTAA
- the LOC104442150 gene encoding uncharacterized protein LOC104442150 yields the protein MAESFLSSLLKLFRQRATKIVITQLFRGLHIHSMSEAATSSEVRERELKSTALCVLGRFITSEKHKTNLFSAMDTAISVKGGGHGHDVAESCAGQVSTRLEKENQAKSDLCFLALSLIEIKSNLS from the exons ATGGCTGAGTCGTTCCTTTCTTCCTTATTGAAACTCTTCCG CCAAAGGGCAACTAAAATAGTAATCACGCAGCTTTTTCGGGGGCTCCACATTCATTCCATGTCTGAAGCTGCAACGTCTTCTGAG GTGAGGGAACGTGAACTGAAGTCGACGGCTTTGTGCGTGTTAGGGAGGTTCATCACTTCAGAAAAACATAAAACGAATCTCTTCTCTGCTATGGACACTGCAATTTCTGTCAAAGGGGGTGGCCATGGGCATGATGTTGCAGAGTCCTGTGCTGGTCAAGTCTCCACAcgactggaaaaagaaaatcaagctAAATCTGACCTATGTTTTCTTGCTCTATCTTTGAttgaaatcaaatcaaacctAAGTTGA
- the LOC104442155 gene encoding GDSL esterase/lipase At4g10955, giving the protein MANRSADEMSANNDDPSRAQAQAHPDAFHVSGPRHLASPNWRHLISSNWKDGNYRRTAMACFIQAVYLLELDRQENRLEENALAPNWWLPFKYKLVQTLIDERDGSIFGALLEWDRSAALADFILMRPSGVPKAVLALRGTLLKSPTIRRDVEDDLRFLAWESLKGSVRYTIALETLKSVAAKYGSKNVCVAGHSLGAGFALQVGKALAKEGIYVDAHLFNPPSLSLAMSLRNIGEKAGDSWKKCRSMFTSNDENQAIDAAEERNPFLGLNNWVSYFHRNKNSSTGMQKWVPHLYVNDSDYICCYYTDRDKDARKEDPAPENGHVAAKLFVMSKGKQNLYEAHGLEQWWSNDLDLQLSLHNSRLISRQLRSLYHLPAPQNPQRKPQWHTEGLRLLSLCRKLFR; this is encoded by the exons ATGGCGAACAGAAGTGCAGACGAGATGTCGGCAAACAACGACGACCCATCTCGGGCTCAGGCTCAGGCTCATCCCGACGCATTTCACGTGTCCGGACCTCGCCATCTCGCTTCACCCAACTGGAGGCACCTCATCAGCTCCAACTG GAAGGATGGGAACTACAGAAGAACTGCCATGGCTTGCTTCATACAGGCGGTGTACCTCCTGGAATTAGACAGACAAGAGAACCGGTTAGAAGAAAATGCTCTAGCTCCAAATTGGTGGTTGCCATTCAAATACAAGCTAGTTCAAACCCTTATCGATGAGCGGGATGGATCCATTTTTGGGGCACTGCTAGAATGGGACAGATCTGCAGCGCTAGCAGATTTTATACTCATGCGACCGAGTGGAGTGCCAAAAGCAGTTCTGGCACTCAGGGGGACATTACTCAAGAGCCCTACAATTCGTAGGGATGTCGAGGATGACCTCCGGTTCCTAGCTTGGGAAAGCTTGAAAGGTTCTGTAAGGTATACAATAGCACTGGAGACGTTAAAATCAGTCGCCGCAAAGTATGGAAGCAAAAATGTTTGTGTTGCAGGGCATTCTCTAGGAGCAGGGTTCGCTCTTCAGGTAGGGAAAGCATTGGCTAAAGAGGGCATTTACGTGGATGCACATTTATTCAACCCTCCTTCTCTTTCGCTGGCTATGAGCCTAAGAAATATTGGAGAGAAAGCTGGGGATTCCTGGAAGAAGTGCAGATCTATGTTCACTTCGAATGACGAAAATCAGGCAATTGACGCTGCAGAAGAGAGGAATCCTTTTTTAGGATTGAACAATTGGGTTTCATACTTTCACAGGAACAAGAATTCTAGCACAGGGATGCAAAAATGGGTACCTCACCTGTATGTGAACGATAGTGACTACATTTGCTGCTATTATACTGATCGCGACAAGGATGCCAGGAAAGAAGATCCGGCACCTGAGAATGGTCATGTAGCAGCAAAGCTGTTTGTGATGTCCAAGGGAAAACAAAATCTTTATGAAGCCCATGGACTAGAGCAGTGGTGGTCCAATGATTTGGATCTCCAGCTATCTCTGCATAATAGCAGGCTCATAAGCAGACAGTTGAGGAGTTTATACCACCTTCCAGCCCCGCAAAATCCACAGAGGAAGCCCCAATGGCATACAGAAGGATTGCGGTTGCTTTCTCTTTGTCGAAAACTCTTTCGCTAG
- the LOC104442165 gene encoding uncharacterized protein LOC104442165, with the protein MALYCRAVSLHQAPSSAAPPPAPPLIPKQRPPLLFKLSSPAPPSPSSLSPSSFKTLAQAEKPDGGGEVAEEDPPALSSGSPSSARSQLDLLEQLTASSSSTTVNGYMSDSIIGKLTIRDQLAQLVGDRRGDFSVPLGKKSLKKMSEKFLTISQKRNIKRQAYLDEVSQRNDSVFFATIGAFVILPPIVILGIAIITGYVQLFP; encoded by the exons ATGGCTCTGTACTGTCGCGCGGTTTCTCTTCACCAAGCGCCTTCCTCCGCCGCTCCGCCCCCGGCCCCACCTCTGATCCCGAAGCAGAGACCTCCTCTTCTCTTCAAGCTCTCGTCTCCcgccccgccgtcgccgagctccctctctccttcctctttcaAAACACTCGCCCAGGCCGAGAAacccgacggcggcggcgaggtcgcggaaGAGGACCCACCTGCCCTTTCCTCTG GATCACCCTCTTCTGCTCGTTCACAACTGGATCTTCTGGAGCAACTAACTGCTTCTAGTTCGAGCACAACAGTGAACG GCTACATGAGTGACAGTATAATCGGCAAACTCACCATCCGCGATCAACTTGCGCAATTGGTTGGGGACAGACGAGGAGATTTCAGTGTTCCCTTGGGTAAGAAGAGCTTAAAGAAGATGAGCGAAAAGTTCTTAACCATCTCGCagaagagaaacatcaagagACAAGCTTACCTGGATGAAGTGTCTCAGAGGAACGATTCGGTTTTTTTCGCCACTATCGGAGCGTTTGTAATTCTTCCGCCTATCGTAATTCTAGGGATAGCAATAATAACTGGTTATGTACAGCTTTTTCCGTGA